ACAATCCCTATGAGATTTTTGAAACTCAGCTTGAACGCTGCGGTGTTGACTATTTTGACTATTATCTGGTTCATGATCCTGAAGACAGGTATTATGAAGGATTATGCAAGGAACTGGATATTTTCAATATCTTAAAGGAATTCAAAAGTCAGGGAAGAATCAAAAGACTCGGATTAAGTCTTCATGACACTCCTGAAGTATTGGATAAGATACTGACGCAACATCCTGAAGTCGAATTCGTACTCCTGCAAATTAACTATAATGATTGGAACAGCTCATATGTTCAATCCAGGCAATGTTATGAAGTTGCTATAAAACACAACAAGCCTGTTTTTGTAATGGGTCCTCTTAAAGGCGGACAGCTGGCAAGGGTAAATGCTAAAGTGAAAAATATATTCAATTCATACAATGACTTGTCCCCTGCACTTTGGGCTTTGGCTTTTGTTTTGAATCTCGAAAATGTTGACATGATTTTAAGCGGAATGTCCAGTCTTGATGAAGTTTGCCAGAACATGGTGTTCATTAAGAATTTCAAAAAGCTAACAGAAAATGAACTCAGAATAATAAGTAAAGCCCGTGATTTGATGGATAATCGTGGCCAAATAGATTGCACTACATGTGATTACTGTAAAAACCACTGTCCTAATGATATTCCCATCTCCAAATACTTTGAATTATATAACTTAAACAAAAATTCAGAAAAATTGAATACTGATTATTATGCGGAATATGACAATCTGGCCTGCGAATTTATAAAGGCATCTGATTGTGATGAATGCGGTATGTGTGAAGATACCTGTCCTCAGCATTTAAGAATTTCAAAAGAGCTTAAAAAGGTCGCCGACCTTTTTGAATAGTTTATTTTTTTTCATTAATTTTAAATATAACAATTGTTAATATTTATAATTGAGGTAGATAAAATGGATTTTTTAAGGCAAAGTGATGTAATTCAATGGGTGGATGGTGAATATAAAACCATCAAGGAAAACAGTGTCGATGATGAATATACTTATCTTTTTATAGATTATTTGCCTCCACGTAAATTTTCAACTTATCCTAAAGACCTGGAGGACTTTGCAGTAGGATACTGTCTTGGTGAAGGATTAATTAAAGACTACAGCGATATCAAATCAATCACCCTGGACGGAACTAATGTTTTGGTTTCAACTACTTTAACACATAATCCTGAAGAAGACCTTGAACAGGAAGGAATTGTTCAGGAGAGAAAAGGCAACTGTGAACATGCATGTGTCTGCAGACTGCTTGAATATAATGGAGTAAACTCGGATAATGCTGGAGGAATACGATCTGAGCTTAAAACAATAGAACCAAATACTTCTGATTTAAAAATCGATGCAACTCAAATTATAAAAGACATTAAACATTTAACAGATGAAGCTAAAATCTGGCAAAAAACAGCAGGTGTGCATGTTGCACAATTGAAATATGAAGACAATATTATCATCCGTGAGGATGTCAGCCGTCACGTTGCAGTTGATAAAGTAATTGGAGCTGCCTCAAAAGAAGGTTATGATTTTTCAAAATGTTATATTTCATACAGTGGAAGAATGCCTGCCGATATGTTAATCAAGGTTATAAGGGTTGGAATTCCTATAATCATATCAAATGCAGCACCTGCATCTTCAGGTATTGATGTGGCCAGAGCAGGTAACATCACTATGATAGGTTTTGTTCGTGACAACAGATTTACTGTTTATACTGCTCCGGAACGTGTAAATTTAAAAAAATAGTGATTAAAGTTCATCTAATGAAAATGAACCTAAATCCAATAAATCAAAAGTCAATATATTTGGAGCAACGGTTACTTTACCCACTCCAGTTATTATTTTATATGCTTCAAACGCTTCAAGACAACCTATCAGGTTTGGTGTAGGTCCGATAACAGGTGGGACTCCTGATGTAACGTTTTTCAATGCATCAACAGTTTCATCATTTAATTCTTTACCTACTGATGGCAAATTGAACATTTCTTCGTATGTTTTATCACTGTTCGGTAAAAATACTGTAATTTGACCCATTGTTCCATGAATTGCACCGTGAATATATGGGATTCCTTTTTCTTTTGCTTTTCTTGACACAATAACTCTTGTAAGCACGTTATCCAGTGCGTCAATAACAATATTGGAATCTCCAATCACTTTATCTATGTTTGTCTGGTCAATATGTTCATTGAATGTTGTAACTTTAACATAGGGATTAATCAGCCTTACTTTTTCAGCAGCTACACTGCTTTTATCAAGTCCCAAATCAGCTATTGATGCTAATGTCTGTCTGTTTAAGTTTGATAGGTCAAATGCATCTTTATCAACCAGAACAAGTTCTCCAATACCCATTCTTGCAAGCATTTCGATGGTTTCACCACCAATTCCACCACAACCAATAACTGTGATTTTTGCATCTTTAAATCTTTGCTGTTCGCTTCTAGTTACTATGCTCATTTGTCGGGAAGCTATTTCCCAGTATCCATCACCTATGTATCTTGTTGGCATTTTTTCACCTAAATATTTCTTCTTAATTTTGGTAATATGTCCATAAATGCATCTAATGCAGTTTCGTAAGTCTCTAAGTCGTATCCTTCAATCAGTCCATTTTCATGGACGGTTATCTTTTCGAGGTTTATCTTTTCATTTGTGCAGGAAATAATCCCGTTCAGTTGCTTTTTGGTTTTTACAATATTTATTGTAAAAGGGAGTTGATATGAAAAACTATTGTTGGTATAATTTATTTTAATAAATTCATCATCATCAATCTGAGATAAATTTACAGCAACACTCTTAAAACCTTGCTTAATGAGTTCAGCATTGATTTGATCATATTTTTTGGAGTTAAACAAGTCTTCTAAATTATCTACTTCAATTATGGTATATTTTTCTAAATCTCTAACTTTTGCAATTTGACATTTTGTGTTTTTTAAAATGTAATTCTCACAATGATTTATTCTTTTGATTTTTTCAGGAGTGGTTTTCGTATTTGTTGGAATTCTTGTTGCAAGACAAGTTGTTGATTTAGAGTAAGGAATATTCTTTAGGTCTAAATATCTATGAATGTCTTTGGAAGTTAATTTAGCGTCTATAAATGGTGTTTCAAATCCTTTTTTATAGGTTATAAGTATTCCTGGTCTGTCAATTACTAAATCACTAATGTTATTGCCGTCACAAATGAAATCAAAACCATTTTCATTAGCTATTTTTTCAATATTGGAATACATCAGGTTTCTGCAGTTATAACATCTGCCTGAATCATTTTTAAGGAACTCTTCTTCATTGAAAAAATTAATGTCGATAATTTCGTGTTTGATTCCAAATCTTTCTGTGAGATTTTTTGTATTTTCAATAAAATCTGACGGAAACAGATGATTATTGATTGTTATAGCTAATGTTTCTTTTGCAACTTTAGAAGATAAATAGGCCATTAAAGTCGAATCGGCACCACCTGAAAACCCAATGGCTACTTTTTTGTCTTTTAAAATTTCTTTAACAATATTAATTTTATCTTCCAAGTTCATTTTATCACGTGTTTTGTTTCTATTGTTTTTTAATAATTTCAGGAGTTGATTTCCAATCAATGTATTATATTTTGATTGGAAATAATAAAACAATTTTGTTAGTTTAAATTGTTTCCTTTGTTTTAATGGTATGTTTCCTGATTCGGAAAAAATAATTGATATATTTAATATAACAATAGTTATTTTTTCCTAAATA
The uncultured Methanobrevibacter sp. DNA segment above includes these coding regions:
- the fdhD gene encoding formate dehydrogenase accessory sulfurtransferase FdhD, which encodes MDFLRQSDVIQWVDGEYKTIKENSVDDEYTYLFIDYLPPRKFSTYPKDLEDFAVGYCLGEGLIKDYSDIKSITLDGTNVLVSTTLTHNPEEDLEQEGIVQERKGNCEHACVCRLLEYNGVNSDNAGGIRSELKTIEPNTSDLKIDATQIIKDIKHLTDEAKIWQKTAGVHVAQLKYEDNIIIREDVSRHVAVDKVIGAASKEGYDFSKCYISYSGRMPADMLIKVIRVGIPIIISNAAPASSGIDVARAGNITMIGFVRDNRFTVYTAPERVNLKK
- a CDS encoding HesA/MoeB/ThiF family protein, with the protein product MPTRYIGDGYWEIASRQMSIVTRSEQQRFKDAKITVIGCGGIGGETIEMLARMGIGELVLVDKDAFDLSNLNRQTLASIADLGLDKSSVAAEKVRLINPYVKVTTFNEHIDQTNIDKVIGDSNIVIDALDNVLTRVIVSRKAKEKGIPYIHGAIHGTMGQITVFLPNSDKTYEEMFNLPSVGKELNDETVDALKNVTSGVPPVIGPTPNLIGCLEAFEAYKIITGVGKVTVAPNILTFDLLDLGSFSLDEL
- a CDS encoding aldo/keto reductase, which produces MQEDINRFGFGFMRLPFKKGEIDYEKTNEMVDEFISRGGKFFDTGFDYLDEESEVAIRKAVVERYPRDKFCISDKMPVYTMKRSDNPYEIFETQLERCGVDYFDYYLVHDPEDRYYEGLCKELDIFNILKEFKSQGRIKRLGLSLHDTPEVLDKILTQHPEVEFVLLQINYNDWNSSYVQSRQCYEVAIKHNKPVFVMGPLKGGQLARVNAKVKNIFNSYNDLSPALWALAFVLNLENVDMILSGMSSLDEVCQNMVFIKNFKKLTENELRIISKARDLMDNRGQIDCTTCDYCKNHCPNDIPISKYFELYNLNKNSEKLNTDYYAEYDNLACEFIKASDCDECGMCEDTCPQHLRISKELKKVADLFE
- a CDS encoding 7-cyano-7-deazaguanine synthase; its protein translation is MNLEDKINIVKEILKDKKVAIGFSGGADSTLMAYLSSKVAKETLAITINNHLFPSDFIENTKNLTERFGIKHEIIDINFFNEEEFLKNDSGRCYNCRNLMYSNIEKIANENGFDFICDGNNISDLVIDRPGILITYKKGFETPFIDAKLTSKDIHRYLDLKNIPYSKSTTCLATRIPTNTKTTPEKIKRINHCENYILKNTKCQIAKVRDLEKYTIIEVDNLEDLFNSKKYDQINAELIKQGFKSVAVNLSQIDDDEFIKINYTNNSFSYQLPFTINIVKTKKQLNGIISCTNEKINLEKITVHENGLIEGYDLETYETALDAFMDILPKLRRNI